From the Candidatus Polarisedimenticolaceae bacterium genome, the window TCTCCGCGATCAGCTCGAGGCGAAGACCCGTCACGCGGTCCGCACCCGTCCCCATCAGCGCCTTCGCGCACCGCGAGTAGATCTCCCGCCCGTCCACCCGCGTCTGCCCTTTCGCCTCGCGCGCGGCGATCACGTGCTCGAGCCCCTCCTCGCGCAGGTACGCCTCGAACTTCGCCGGCGCGAGGGTGATCGACAGCGGACGGCTCCGATAGACGGCGACCCAGGGGCCCGGAGCGGAGGGAGTCGCCTCCCCCGCCGGATCGCGCCCCTCCGCACCGCGGATCGGGACCGCCTTGCCTTGTCCGAGGAGCTCGAACCGGTCGATGCGCGCCTCGCGGCGGGGGACGGGCTCCCCCACCTTGTTCTCCCCCGAGCGCAGGGAGAACTCCACCCTCCGTCCCGGCTCGGGGCGGAAGGTGGAGGGCTCGATCCAGAAGTCGTGCGCCGCCACCGGCGAGGCGCTCAGGAGCAGGAGGGCGAGGATGCGATGCATGGAAGGCCTCCGACGGAAAAGTTACGGCTTCATCAGCGCGGCCCGCCGTCGCTGCGCGAGCGCCCACGACGATGTGTTGAGCCATGGATCGTCGGCGGGCTTTTGCACCTTCTCATAAGCCGCGGCGGCCTCGGCCCGCTCCCCGACCGCCTCCGCGATACGGCCGACGACGTACCAGTTGGCCCCGGGCTCGGCTTCGGGCTCCACGTGGCGCGCCACCACCTTACGCAACGCCTCCACCGCCTCGGGGATCTCGCCGCGTTCCGCGGAGATCACGGCCAGCGTGTGCAGGGCGTTGTCGACGGCGCCTCCCGGCGCCTGCAACGTGCGCCGGACCCAGCCGAGCGTCTCGTCGTCCGAAAGGCCACGCGCCATCCGGGCCCAGGCGAGGTTGTTGAAGTCGCGCGGCTCCGCGTTCGGGAGGCGCGCGAGAGTCTCGAGCCTCGCGAACGCCTCCTCCGGCTTCCCTTCGTGCAGGCTCGTCCAGTAGAGGGCGCGCAGCGCATCGACGTCGTTCGGCCGCTCCCGCAGCCGACGCTCACAGACCTCGCGGCAGCGGTCGGCTCCACCGACGAACTGGAGCGCGACGGTGTACTCGGAGAAGGCCCAGTCGGACGCCGGGTACCGCTCGTAGACGCGCGCGGCGACCGGCGCCACCTCGGCCCAACGATCGAGCGTCTTGAACGCGACGACGAGCGCCATGTCGACGCTCGTGGCGTCGACCTCGTCCTCCCCGATGGCGGGACGCGCCGCCGCAAGCACGTCGACGGCGCTCGCGGCGAATCGTCGGTCCCATGCGCCGAGCGCCGCGGCCGCCAGCCGCATCCGCCCCGGCTCGCGCGGCGCGCCGCGCGACCATAGCCTGACGAACGAGACGTCCCGGAGCGGATCGTCGCCGCCGCGAGGAACCAGCGACTCGCGCGCCCAGTCGAGCCAGCGCCCCGCGCCCTCGAGGTCCCCCGCGTCGATGCGCCGCACGACCTCCGGGAACATCAGGGACTCGGCGCGCGTGGTCGCCGCGATCCGCGGCCCGTCGGACGTGGAGGTGAGGTACGCGGTCATCCGGACCTCGCTCCCGTCCGTGGGCGCGCGCATCCGCACTCTCCAGCCCCCTGCGGCGTCGCCGTCCGTAGCGAACTCCACCATGGCCGATGCGACGTCGCCCACCGCGAGCTTCGGGAGGCCGCCGCGCCGAACCGCACGCAGCGCGGCATCGAGCGAGCGTCGGATCCCCTGAAGCGGAGTGTCGTCGGAGTACGCCGCTCGGACCGCGGGCGAGAACCAGCGCAGTACGGATTGAAGGTCCGGGTCCTCGGTCGCGAGGTGGAAGACGAACCGCCGGGCCACGCCTTCGGGAGTGGAGACGTCGATGGCCTCGGGATCGACCGGTGCGACGCTCCGTAGCGCGTCCGAATGCACGCGCCCGCGGTCGGCTGCGGGAGCACCCGCCTCGAGTAGTCGTGAGGCCTCGGGGTAGCGCCGGATCGTGAGCAGGAGCGACCCCGCCGTCTGCAGGGCCTTCCGTCGCGCCTCGGGAGCCTCGGCGATCGCGGGGGCCTGCTCGATCGCGCGTTCCGGTCCGTGAAGGACGGCCGTCACGGCCAGGAGCCACGCGCTCCGGGTGTCGGAAGGCTCCATCGCCCGGGCGAGCGCAACGGCCTCCGGCATTCGCCCCGCACGCGCCAACACGAACAGCTGCAGGCCGTCGGTGGTCCCGGCGCCGAGACGCTCGTTCAGGCGCCGGTATTCGGCGAGCGCGGCGTCGAAGTCGGCGCCCGGGCCGTACCGCTCCCCGTGTCGATCGTGCTCGAGGAGCTTCGCGAGGGCGAGCCCGACCTCGCCGTCGTCGGGGGCAAGCTCGACGGCGCGACGGTACGCCGCGACCGCGGCGTCCCGGTCCCATCCCTCGCCGAACGGCCGACCGAGGGCGTCGTGCTGCAGGGCCCGGCCGAGCGCAGCGTGGGCGCGCGCCGACGCCGGCTCGACGCGCACCGCCTCCCGGGCCTCGCGGATCGCCGCGGTCCCGAGGCCCGCGGCCAGCAGCCCTCGGGAGAGGCGCTCGTGCGGCAAGGCGCGATCCGGACGCGCGCGGGCCTCGTCCCGGAATGCCGCCATCGCCTCCGGGATCTTCCCGGACCCGAGCAGCGTCTCCCCCGGGTGCTCGAAACCGAGCACGACGGCCGCGTCGGGACGACTCGCCCGGAAGGCCTCGCGCGCCGCGTTCACCTCGTCCGCGGTCCACCGCACGCGCGAGACGTCGAGACGGAAATCGACGTCGATCGCCCCGTCGGGACGCGCCGCGAAGGTCCGCTCGAGGACGGCGGGGCCGAGCGCGGTCGTGCCCCCTTCCGGGAGGGGACGCGCGACGAATCCCGCCGGGGGGATCACGCGCCATCGCGCGCGGCCCGACCAGGCGTGCGGAAGCTCGAGGTCGGAACGTCGAGGCGTCGTCTCGTCCACCCCGACCTCGAATCGGAGCATGCCGAACATCTCCGAGGGATCGAGCTCGACCCGGGCGTCGTCGAGGAGGGTCGTCGCCACGCCGGCCCCCGACGCCGCGACGGTCCGTTCGAAGGCGACGGAGAGATCCTCGGGATCCGTGGATTCCACGCGGTCGAGGGTCCCGGCGCGGTACTCGCGTCTCATGTAGTCCGCGAGGACCCGCTTGCGATCGTCCTCGCCGCCCCCGGACACCTCGTCGCGAAACACCTCCTCGAACGCCCCGCGCGGCCGCAGGGTCTCGACGACGGATCCGGCGCCGAGGTCCGCCAACCGGATCTCCCGGATCCATTCGAGCGTGTTGACCGCCGCATCCGCGGTCGGGGTCGTCTCGAGGCCCGTCGTGTCCGGCGACGCGACGAGCACGCGCCGACCCTGGGAGAGCACGGGGAGCTCCCCGATCCGCGCGTGGTCGGCGGTCGCGTCGATCCACAGCGGCGGCGTCCCTCCGACGCGGACCACCACGTGGTCGAACTCGCCCAGCCCAGGGAGGCCCTCCTCGACGTCCGGCGAGCCGCGCGTGGAGACGAGCGCGACGTGAGCCTTCTCGCCGGCCGCGCGGAGCAGCGCGACAAGCAGCGCCGACTTGTCCTTGCAGTCGCCGTACCGCCGCTGGAGGGTCGTCTCCGGGGTCGACGGCACGAGGGACGCCTCGCCGAACTCGACGCCGGTGTAACGGACGTCGCGGTGGAGCCTCGCCACGATCGCGGCGATCTTCGCCTCGCGCGTCTTCGCTCCACGCACGGCCCCGCGGACGAGGTCCCGCACGTCCGCGCCAACGAGCCGCCGCTCGACGACCTCGTGGTAGGCCCGTGCGACGTCCCTCCACGAGCGTCCCGTCGCGACGCGGATCCCCGTGAGCGGGGAGCGATCCTCCGGGACGAACCGCTCGACCTCATCGGGTGGGACGAAACGACCGCGCTCCAGGGTGACGCGCACGAGCCCGTCCGCCTCCTCACGAACCGGTTCCGGGGGCTCGAGCCCGCGGACCCGCCAGTGCGGCTCGTGGCCCGACGGGTACTCCAGGATGACCCGCGCTCGCACGCTCGTAGCGTCGTCGCGGAAGTACACGCTGCGCACCGCGCCCGCCGCGGGGAGCGGATCGCGCTCCCGGACGGTGACCAGCATCTCCACCACGGAGCCGACGCCGACCGCGGGAAGAGGGAACCCGAGACCGCGCGCGTCCCCGTAGAGGAACGGCCCCGACTCGCCGACGACGTATTCGCCGATCGTCGCCGGGTCGAGCCGATGCTCCGCGCCGTCCGCGGTCACGACGCGCGCCGCGATCGAGGGACGGTCCTGGTACCAGGGGGACCAGCTCCATTCCCCCCGGCTCCAGGTGTCGACGGCCTCCGCCCGGCGGATCGTGTAGACGGTGTGGAACGTCCACCGGACACCACCCGTTTGGTCGAAACCGAGCCGGACCGCCTCGAAGAGGACGAGGACCGGCGCGTCTCCGTCGGCGAGCGCCGCGGCGGCCGCGGGCAACTCGGCGGCGGGAGCGACGAACGCCCCGGCGGTCCAGGGTTCGCGCGCCGGATCGGGAGTCGCCGCGACGACCAAGTTCGCCGTGAGGAGGGGCGCGAGCAGGCACCGCAGCGTCATGCGGACTCCGACGGGGCGTGGCCCCATCGTAGCCCACCCCGACCGCACGCCGTCACCGCGTCACGACCACGAACGCCGCCACCGCCC encodes:
- a CDS encoding DUF4198 domain-containing protein, with the protein product MHRILALLLLSASPVAAHDFWIEPSTFRPEPGRRVEFSLRSGENKVGEPVPRREARIDRFELLGQGKAVPIRGAEGRDPAGEATPSAPGPWVAVYRSRPLSITLAPAKFEAYLREEGLEHVIAAREAKGQTRVDGREIYSRCAKALMGTGADRVTGLRLELIAEKDPAALGTDRALPVRLEFEGKPLSGALVLARREGAGDRPARGRTDAAGRVTFELDGEGPWLLSAVHMVPAPDGVDADWESLWASLTFRASPAE
- a CDS encoding DUF3857 domain-containing protein; translated protein: MTLRCLLAPLLTANLVVAATPDPAREPWTAGAFVAPAAELPAAAAALADGDAPVLVLFEAVRLGFDQTGGVRWTFHTVYTIRRAEAVDTWSRGEWSWSPWYQDRPSIAARVVTADGAEHRLDPATIGEYVVGESGPFLYGDARGLGFPLPAVGVGSVVEMLVTVRERDPLPAAGAVRSVYFRDDATSVRARVILEYPSGHEPHWRVRGLEPPEPVREEADGLVRVTLERGRFVPPDEVERFVPEDRSPLTGIRVATGRSWRDVARAYHEVVERRLVGADVRDLVRGAVRGAKTREAKIAAIVARLHRDVRYTGVEFGEASLVPSTPETTLQRRYGDCKDKSALLVALLRAAGEKAHVALVSTRGSPDVEEGLPGLGEFDHVVVRVGGTPPLWIDATADHARIGELPVLSQGRRVLVASPDTTGLETTPTADAAVNTLEWIREIRLADLGAGSVVETLRPRGAFEEVFRDEVSGGGEDDRKRVLADYMRREYRAGTLDRVESTDPEDLSVAFERTVAASGAGVATTLLDDARVELDPSEMFGMLRFEVGVDETTPRRSDLELPHAWSGRARWRVIPPAGFVARPLPEGGTTALGPAVLERTFAARPDGAIDVDFRLDVSRVRWTADEVNAAREAFRASRPDAAVVLGFEHPGETLLGSGKIPEAMAAFRDEARARPDRALPHERLSRGLLAAGLGTAAIREAREAVRVEPASARAHAALGRALQHDALGRPFGEGWDRDAAVAAYRRAVELAPDDGEVGLALAKLLEHDRHGERYGPGADFDAALAEYRRLNERLGAGTTDGLQLFVLARAGRMPEAVALARAMEPSDTRSAWLLAVTAVLHGPERAIEQAPAIAEAPEARRKALQTAGSLLLTIRRYPEASRLLEAGAPAADRGRVHSDALRSVAPVDPEAIDVSTPEGVARRFVFHLATEDPDLQSVLRWFSPAVRAAYSDDTPLQGIRRSLDAALRAVRRGGLPKLAVGDVASAMVEFATDGDAAGGWRVRMRAPTDGSEVRMTAYLTSTSDGPRIAATTRAESLMFPEVVRRIDAGDLEGAGRWLDWARESLVPRGGDDPLRDVSFVRLWSRGAPREPGRMRLAAAALGAWDRRFAASAVDVLAAARPAIGEDEVDATSVDMALVVAFKTLDRWAEVAPVAARVYERYPASDWAFSEYTVALQFVGGADRCREVCERRLRERPNDVDALRALYWTSLHEGKPEEAFARLETLARLPNAEPRDFNNLAWARMARGLSDDETLGWVRRTLQAPGGAVDNALHTLAVISAERGEIPEAVEALRKVVARHVEPEAEPGANWYVVGRIAEAVGERAEAAAAYEKVQKPADDPWLNTSSWALAQRRRAALMKP